In Nostoc sp. UHCC 0926, a single genomic region encodes these proteins:
- the sbcC gene encoding exonuclease subunit SbcC, whose protein sequence is MIPVQLLLKNFLSYRDATLDFRGLHTACISGSNGAGKSSLLEAITWAIWGESRATVEDDVIYSGAKEVRVDFTFQSNQQKYRVIRTRIRGGTSVLEFQIEIPSGFRSLTGKGVRATQDLILEHIKLDYDTFINSAYLRQGRADEFMLKRPTERKEILAELLKLNQYDDLEERAKESSRQFKAQALELERSLESIKIQLQQRDTTEAQRVELEAELNQLQQVQAFDNIQLQSLQVVQHQRQNWEQQLSFVKQQYQNLTQDCDRLQQEQSAIGSQLSDLEKILHQEAEIKAGYAQYQSLQSQEEAFATKFEEYTRAGQTRQQKQQQLTKQIHEIERQLQQAQAQIEALQQQEREIQQTLTKSGEVEAALSQLAAARHHVARLDQLQMQVTPLLQQRATLQSQLDRTHAGLVARLEQLQSTENQLQRQHRRQPQLQQAVMDVAIQIEELEKKRVYLQRVQEKGQERRHFIERLQAHQRDYEKLLGELEQKLQMLQNPEALCPLCERPLDEHHWSRVVEKTQAELEDTQGQFWVVREQMAVSDREIQVLRQEYREISQQLAIYDGLREQRGQLAAQLEATTDVQQQLQQIAAEKQHLERSLQAGDYAPDKQAELRQLDLYLQQVNYNEQDHALARSEVERWRWAEIKLQQIKDATKRQAQLLARKPELQSQIAQLQTRIQQDQTDSECAKQIAALERHITEIGYSSEQHNNLRMAVRQAQPWHLRYQQLLSAQQQYPQLQTRLQELEESRNARGTERQKLGGQIESIIQQLQATANPSAQIPVLEQQLAIRRRQLDEQIAKLGRLEQLAHQLETLQIQYEQQQQQLQSCKQEYRVYQELTQAFGKNGIQALMIENVLPQLEAETNQLLSRLSGNQFHVQFITQKAGRSAKSTKKNAKLIDTLDILIADSRGTRSYETYSGGEAFRINFAIRLALAKLLAQRAGAALQLLIVDEGFGTQDAEGCDRLIAAINAISSDFACILTVTHMPHLKEAFQARIEVNKTQEGSQLSLSI, encoded by the coding sequence ATGATCCCAGTACAACTTCTCCTCAAAAACTTTCTTAGTTACCGTGATGCAACTTTAGATTTTCGCGGTTTGCATACGGCTTGTATTTCGGGTTCCAATGGTGCTGGTAAATCTTCACTTCTGGAAGCAATCACTTGGGCAATTTGGGGTGAAAGCCGTGCCACTGTTGAAGATGATGTCATCTATTCTGGCGCGAAAGAAGTTCGGGTTGATTTTACTTTCCAAAGTAACCAGCAAAAATATCGGGTGATTCGTACCCGAATTCGGGGAGGTACTAGCGTTCTTGAATTTCAAATCGAAATACCATCTGGGTTTCGCTCACTCACCGGCAAAGGGGTAAGAGCAACACAGGATTTGATTTTAGAACACATCAAGCTCGATTACGATACATTTATTAATTCTGCCTACTTACGTCAAGGTCGTGCCGATGAATTCATGCTCAAGCGCCCGACGGAACGCAAAGAAATTTTAGCGGAGTTGTTGAAACTCAATCAGTACGATGATTTGGAAGAACGGGCAAAGGAATCTTCTCGTCAATTCAAAGCACAGGCGCTAGAGTTAGAGCGTTCTTTGGAGTCGATAAAAATTCAGCTGCAACAACGCGACACAACCGAAGCGCAAAGAGTCGAGTTAGAAGCCGAACTTAACCAACTGCAACAAGTGCAAGCCTTTGATAATATTCAATTACAAAGTTTGCAAGTTGTCCAGCACCAGCGCCAAAATTGGGAACAACAACTCAGCTTTGTCAAGCAGCAATACCAAAATCTTACCCAAGATTGCGATCGCCTCCAACAAGAACAATCAGCTATTGGCTCTCAACTATCAGATTTAGAAAAAATATTACACCAAGAAGCTGAGATTAAAGCTGGATACGCCCAATATCAAAGTCTCCAATCTCAAGAAGAAGCCTTTGCTACCAAATTTGAAGAATACACCCGTGCTGGGCAGACTCGCCAACAAAAGCAACAACAGCTTACCAAACAAATTCACGAAATCGAACGGCAACTGCAACAAGCCCAAGCCCAAATCGAAGCTTTACAGCAACAAGAGCGAGAAATTCAGCAAACTCTGACTAAATCAGGTGAAGTAGAAGCTGCTTTGTCACAACTAGCCGCAGCTCGTCACCATGTTGCTCGTCTAGATCAATTGCAAATGCAAGTGACTCCCTTGTTGCAACAACGAGCAACTTTACAAAGCCAACTCGATCGCACTCATGCAGGTTTAGTAGCGCGACTCGAACAACTCCAAAGTACTGAGAACCAATTGCAACGCCAGCACCGCCGCCAACCGCAACTGCAACAAGCGGTGATGGATGTGGCAATCCAGATTGAGGAATTGGAGAAAAAGCGGGTTTATCTGCAACGAGTCCAAGAAAAAGGGCAAGAAAGGCGTCATTTTATCGAACGCCTGCAAGCTCACCAACGCGATTATGAAAAACTGCTGGGAGAATTAGAGCAAAAATTGCAAATGCTCCAAAATCCTGAAGCACTTTGTCCATTGTGCGAACGTCCTTTAGATGAACATCATTGGAGTCGGGTGGTGGAAAAAACCCAGGCTGAATTAGAAGATACTCAAGGGCAATTTTGGGTAGTCAGAGAACAAATGGCTGTCTCTGACAGAGAAATTCAGGTACTTAGGCAGGAATATCGCGAAATTTCCCAACAATTAGCGATTTACGATGGTTTACGTGAACAGCGAGGACAGTTGGCAGCCCAGTTGGAAGCGACAACTGATGTCCAACAACAATTACAACAAATTGCCGCCGAAAAACAGCATTTAGAGCGATCGCTCCAAGCTGGTGATTACGCTCCCGATAAACAAGCCGAACTCCGGCAGCTAGACCTATATCTGCAACAAGTTAATTATAATGAACAAGACCATGCCCTCGCCCGGAGCGAAGTTGAGCGGTGGCGATGGGCAGAAATTAAACTCCAGCAGATTAAAGATGCGACTAAGCGACAAGCGCAACTATTAGCCCGAAAACCAGAACTTCAGTCCCAAATTGCTCAATTACAAACCAGAATCCAGCAGGATCAGACTGATTCTGAATGTGCTAAACAAATCGCGGCTCTTGAACGTCACATTACCGAAATTGGCTACAGTTCCGAGCAGCACAACAACCTCCGCATGGCTGTCCGCCAAGCTCAACCTTGGCATTTGCGCTATCAACAACTGCTATCAGCCCAGCAGCAGTATCCCCAACTCCAGACGAGATTGCAAGAGTTAGAGGAATCCAGAAACGCCAGAGGAACGGAGCGGCAAAAACTCGGCGGACAAATCGAAAGCATTATCCAGCAACTACAAGCAACAGCTAACCCATCTGCCCAAATTCCAGTTCTAGAGCAGCAGCTAGCAATACGCAGACGGCAACTTGATGAGCAAATAGCCAAGTTGGGGCGTTTGGAACAGTTGGCGCATCAATTGGAAACACTGCAAATTCAGTACGAACAACAGCAGCAGCAACTACAATCTTGCAAGCAGGAATATCGTGTTTATCAAGAATTAACGCAAGCCTTTGGTAAGAATGGTATCCAAGCACTGATGATTGAGAATGTGTTACCGCAACTGGAAGCCGAAACAAATCAACTACTTTCGCGATTGAGTGGTAATCAGTTTCATGTGCAATTTATTACTCAAAAAGCTGGGCGCAGTGCTAAATCAACAAAGAAAAATGCCAAGTTGATAGACACCTTAGATATTTTAATCGCCGATTCTAGAGGAACGCGATCTTATGAAACTTACTCTGGTGGGGAAGCCTTTAGAATTAACTTTGCCATTCGTTTGGCTTTGGCGAAATTGTTAGCACAACGGGCGGGGGCGGCGTTGCAATTGTTGATTGTCGATGAGGGTTTTGGTACACAGGATGCCGAAGGATGCGATCGCTTGATTGCAGCGATTAATGCGATCTCCTCTGATTTTGCCTGTATCCTCACTGTTACCCATATGCCCCACCTCAAAGAAGCTTTCCAAGCTAGGATTGAAGTGAATAAAACTCAGGAAGGTTCGCAGTTGAGTTTGTCAATTTAA